TGTTATCTCGCCCGGAACATTCATAACAGGAACGCCCCCGGCATTCGTAGCTTCAACGATGACGTGTTCATCAGAAATATGTTTGTTCCCGTACTCACACTGATATGCCAGCGATCCTATTTCATTGCAGCCGTAGTAATCAAAGACCCTGCCGTTAAACGTTTGTTCAATGAAGTCCCTTTGATGGTCGTAGAGCATCTCGGCGGTTGAAAAGATCACGGGGATTTTCACATCGTTTATTTTTTGTTTATGACAGACGGCAGCTATCCGGTATAAATTGGAGGCATACCCGGTCAATGCGAACGGACGGACCGATTTAATTTTTTCAAAATGCCGGATCAGCTCGTTTTCTTTTGCGTAAGCAGGGAAGCAATATCTGTTAACAAGTCTTGTCCTGACCTTCCCTAACAAATTCGGCCGGCCCTCTGAACAGAAATCTACGATCTTATCTCCGGTGCTAAACCCGGCCCACGACATCCCTCTTAACAATACCGCTTCCGTCCAGGTGAGGGTATCCATGTCCCGAAAAACCGTAAGAGACTCTCCCGTGGTCCCGCCTGTTGAGGCCTTGCTGATTTTTCTTTTATGACTGTCATTTGATGTCAGCTTGTCGTAATTATTTTTAATATCTTTCTTGGTCAGGACAGGGAAATACTTTAAGTCTTCAACGCCTTTGATATCTTCCGGCCTCAGGCCAATGTTTCGCATAGCGGCGCTGTAATACCGGACGCTGCTATACACATGCTTTATAAGCCTCCTGAGCTTTGCTGTTTGATATTCGAGCAGTTCGTCATGAGACAGCCATTGTGACTTGCTAATTTTATTTAATGTCTCAATGACCT
This region of Nitrospirota bacterium genomic DNA includes:
- a CDS encoding phenylacetate--CoA ligase family protein gives rise to the protein MYKIKFGLRYGYQVIETLNKISKSQWLSHDELLEYQTAKLRRLIKHVYSSVRYYSAAMRNIGLRPEDIKGVEDLKYFPVLTKKDIKNNYDKLTSNDSHKRKISKASTGGTTGESLTVFRDMDTLTWTEAVLLRGMSWAGFSTGDKIVDFCSEGRPNLLGKVRTRLVNRYCFPAYAKENELIRHFEKIKSVRPFALTGYASNLYRIAAVCHKQKINDVKIPVIFSTAEMLYDHQRDFIEQTFNGRVFDYYGCNEIGSLAYQCEYGNKHISDEHVIVEATNAGGVPVMNVPGEITITDLDNYAMPLIRYKNGDVGVTATGACECGRGLSTIKSLQGRAQDFLRAEDGNYVPSIFFANRFRSIKGISQYQIIQNDARNITMKIVRNDSFSGAELTGMTDIIKGAIGQSVNIRVEECDSINITGRGKTRLVISHVPVEF